The following proteins come from a genomic window of Diorhabda carinulata isolate Delta chromosome X, icDioCari1.1, whole genome shotgun sequence:
- the LOC130902657 gene encoding probable protein phosphatase 2C T23F11.1 isoform X1, translating to MTYFKMGQTLSEPVTAKDTSYCEDSSFRVGSSCMQGWRINMEDSHTHILQLPDDPEAAFFAVYDGHGGAEIADYAGKHLHKFIMKRPDYHEGNIVEALQKAFLDLDEHMLEEESLFNKPSGSTAITTLIKGDKLYCANVGDSRAVASINGRAVALSEDHKPSNQLEFERIRAAGGWVDANRVNGNLALSRALGDFAFKKNTELPPEQQIVTAFPDVTEFTITPDWEFIVLACDGIWDVMSNKEVISFIRENIASGQEPEEICEKLMMRCLAPDCQMAGLGCDNMTVVLVTLLHGEGYNKLQEKCKGVPVEDIDDVKDDDTHS from the exons atgacaTATTT taaaatggGGCAAACATTATCTGAACCTGTCACTGCCAAGGACACGTCTTACTGCGAGGATTCATCGTTTCGAGTAGGGTCTAGTTGCATGCAAGGATGGAGAATAAATATGGAAGATTCCCATACACATATCCTGCAATTACCAGACGATCCTGAAGCTGCATTTTTTGCAGTTTACGATGGACATGGTGGAGCCGAAATAGCAGATTATGCAG GTAAACATTTACACAAATTTATAATGAAGAGACCGGATTACCATGAGGGGAACATTGTGGAAGCTTTACAAAAGGCTTTTTTGGATTTAGATGAACACATGTTAGAGGAAGAGAGCCTTTTCAACAAACCATCAGGATCAACTGCAATAACAACTCTTATAAAAGGTGATAAACTTTATTGCGCAAATGTGGGAGATTCTAGAGCTGTAGCCAGTATAAACGGTAGAGCTGTAGCTTTATCTGAAGATCACAAGCCTTCGAATCAATTGGAATTCGAGAGGATAAGAGCTGCCGGTGGTTGGGTGGATGCTAATAGAGTAAATGGTAATCTAGCACTATCCAGAGCGCTGGGTGATTTTGCATTCAAGAAAAACACCGAATTACCACCAGAACAACAGATAGTAACCg cTTTTCCAGATGTAACAGAATTTACAATAACACCAGATTGGGAATTCATAGTTTTAGCTTGTGATGGTATTTGGGATGTGATGAGTAATAAAGAAGTCATTTCATTTATCAGGGAAAACATCGCCAGCGGTCAAGAACCGGAGGAAATTTGCGAGAAATTGATGATGAGATGTTTAGCACCTGATTGTCAAATGGCCGGATTGGGATGTGACAATATGACAGTAGTTCTTGTAACTCTTCTCCACGGAGAGGGATACAATAAATTACAGGAAAAATGTAAAGGAGTACCTGTTGAAGATATTGATGATGTTAAAGATGATGATACGCACAGTTGA
- the LOC130902659 gene encoding REST corepressor 1 isoform X2: MVLAEKNSENIRNGRRSRGPSPNGHVQPDSTSEDESSVPVDKIRVGRDYQAVCPELQTESQRKLELLADRALLVWSPTECIPESKLEDYIVLAKDKYGYNGEQALGMLFWHKHDLERAMLDLANFTPFPDEWSVEDKVLFEQAFQFHGKSFHRIRQMLPDKTIASLVKYYYSWKKTRSRTSLMDKQAKKLNTPKEEGAPSEGGSENGSNEESDHDDKGEGGACSNCGVVCTVTQVTTKGNLCNSCFQHWRRTGTLRPTSGPTGGKRGTPLGARHKRKPPRGMFINHDDLAAMASGNTGVVMLKAMDRELDSLQRQIQQNKQTISSLKRKHSDSIEDLRPATETNTRYNARWTNEELLLAVQGVRKYGRDFKSIAEVIGNKTEHHVRTFFINYRKRYNLDSILKEWEKEHGPLPEDITDLKSENDDNDNDVICISPSPTPSNKKDNKNGKVSQVAK; the protein is encoded by the exons ATGGTATTAGctgaaaaaaatagtgaaaatatccGAAACGGTAGAAGAAGTCGGGGACCAAGTCCGAATGGTCACGTACAACCAGATTCTACCAGTGAAGATGAGAGTAGTG taCCAGTGGATAAAATAAGAGTTGGACGTGATTATCAAGCGGTATGCCCCGAATTGCAAACTGAAAGTCAAAGAAAACTTGAACTTCTAGCTGATAGAGCACTACTAGTTTGGTCACCAACAGAATGCATTCCTGAATCTAAAC tgGAAGATTACATCGTACTTGCTAAAGATAAATACGGTTATAATGGAGAACAAGCTCTTGGTATGTTGTTTTGGCACAAGCACGATCTCGAAAGGGCCATGCTCGATTTGGCGAATTTCACCCCGTTTCCGGACGAATGGTCAGTCGAAGATAAAGTGTTATTCGAACAAGCTTTCCAGTTTCACGGCAAAAGTTTTCACAGGATACGTCAAATG ttACCCGATAAAACGATAGCGAGTTTGGTGAAATACTATTACAGTTGGAAGAAAACGAGATCTCGTACTAGTCTGATGGATAAACAAgcgaaaaaattgaatactcCTAAAGAAGAAGGTGCTCCTTCGGAAGGGGGATCTGAAAATGGTTCAAACGAAGAATCTGATCATGACGATAAG GGTGAGGGTGGAGCGTGTTCTAACTGCGGAGTCGTCTGTACAGTCACTCAGGTAACGACAAAAGGGAACCTATGTAATTCCTGCTTCCAGCATTGGAG ACGAACGGGTACTTTGAGGCCCACTTCTGGGCCGACGGGCGGTAAACGTGGTACCCCGTTAGGGGCACGTCATAAACGCAAGCCCCCACGCGGCATGTTCATCAACCATGACGATCTGGCTGCAATGGCTTCCGGAAATACGGGCGTCGTCATGCTTAAAGCCATGGATAGAGAACTAGATTCCCTACAGAGACAA attcAACAGAACAAACAGACGATCAGTTCGTTGAAACGCAAACATTCCGATTCGATAGAAGATTTACGTCCCGCTACGGAAACCAATACTCGATATAACGCCCGTTGGACGAACGAGGAACTCTTATTGGCCGTCCAAGGAGTCAGAAAATACGGGAGAGATTTCAAAAGTATCGCCGAGGTTATAGGAAACAAGACGGAACATCACGTGCGCACGTTTTTCATCAATTACAGAAAGAGATACAATCTGGATAGCATTTTGAAGGAATGGGAAAAGGAGCACGGGCCGTTGCCGGAGGATATCACCGATTTGAAGAGCGAAAACGACGATAACGATAATGACGTCATCTGTATATCGCCGTCTCCGACGCCGAGCAATAAAAAAGACAACAAAAACGGGAAAGTGTCGCAAGTTGCTAAATGA
- the LOC130902661 gene encoding lipoyl synthase, mitochondrial: protein MQKSFLLNLSKNQIKFSRYKSNLEALKERIRNGPALQEFIQTEPVSQDWSQYEGKLKRGKGEDERLRLPPWLKRTIPTGKNFSRIKEQLRDLNLHTVCEEARCPNIGECWGGGEHGTATATIMLLGDTCTRGCRFCSVKTSRAPPMPDINEPDNTAKAIVSWGLDYVVLTSVDRDDLPDGGSNHFANTVQKIKERNSDILVECLVPDFRGDLEQVKIIAESGLDVYAHNVETVEALTPHVRDRRAKYRQSLSTLKAAKGFNSNLITKSSIMLGLGETDYEVEQTLKDLRENGVDCVTLGQYMQPTKRHLKVVEYVTPAKFEQWEKVGKEMGFLYVASGPLVRSSYKAGEFFIAGILKNRKTSTIHE, encoded by the exons Atgcaaaaatcatttttattaaatttaagtaaaaac CAAATTAAATTCTCAAGATATAAATCGAATCTCGAAGCATTGAAAGAGCGTATTAGAAACGGTCCAGCCTTACAAGAATTCATTCAAACAGAACCAGTTTCACAAGACTGGTCGCAATATGAAGGCAAATTAAAACGAGGAAAAGGAGAAGATGAAAGATTGAGGTTACCACCTTGGTTGAAAAGAACGATCCCGACCGGGAAGAATTTTAGTAGAATCAAGGAACAATTGAGAGATTTAAACTTACATACTGTATGCGAAGAAGCGAGATGTCCTAATATAGGTGAATGTTGGGGAGGCGGCGAACACGGTACAGCTACAGCTACTATAATg ttACTCGGTGATACTTGTACGAGAGGCTGTAGGTTTTGTTCTGTTAAAACATCGAGAGCTCCTCCTATGCCGGATATAAACGAACCCGATAATACCGCTAAAGCTATTGTATCTTGGGGGTTGGATTATGTTGTTTTAACTTCTGTCGATAGAGATG atttaCCGGATGGGGGTTCGAATCATTTTGCAAATActgtccaaaaaataaaagaaag GAATAGTGATATTTTAGTGGAATGTCTCGTGCCGGATTTTAGAGGAGATTTAGAACAAGTGAAAATAATCGCTGAAAGTGGTTTGGATGTTTATGCTCATAATGTGGAAACTGTTGAGGCATTAACTCCTCATGTGAGGGATAGGAGAGCTAAATAtag gcAATCTTTATCGACTTTAAAAGCGGCTAAAGGCTTCAATAGCAATCTAATAACGAAATCGTCTATAATGTTGGGTTTGGGTGAAACCGACTACGAAGTAGAACAAACTTTGAAAGATTTACGAGAAAATGGAGTAGATTGTGTGACTCTGGGTCAATATATGCAACCTACTAAACGACATTTGAAAGTTGTGGAATACGTTACCCCTGCTAAATTTGAACAATGGGAAAAAGTTGGTAAGGAAATGGGTTTTCTTTACGTGGCTAGCGGACCGTTGGTTAGGAGTTCATATAAAGCCGGGGAGTTTTTTATAgctggaattttgaaaaatagaaaaacttctACGATACATGAATAA
- the LOC130902657 gene encoding probable protein phosphatase 2C T23F11.1 isoform X2, with product MGQTLSEPVTAKDTSYCEDSSFRVGSSCMQGWRINMEDSHTHILQLPDDPEAAFFAVYDGHGGAEIADYAGKHLHKFIMKRPDYHEGNIVEALQKAFLDLDEHMLEEESLFNKPSGSTAITTLIKGDKLYCANVGDSRAVASINGRAVALSEDHKPSNQLEFERIRAAGGWVDANRVNGNLALSRALGDFAFKKNTELPPEQQIVTAFPDVTEFTITPDWEFIVLACDGIWDVMSNKEVISFIRENIASGQEPEEICEKLMMRCLAPDCQMAGLGCDNMTVVLVTLLHGEGYNKLQEKCKGVPVEDIDDVKDDDTHS from the exons atggGGCAAACATTATCTGAACCTGTCACTGCCAAGGACACGTCTTACTGCGAGGATTCATCGTTTCGAGTAGGGTCTAGTTGCATGCAAGGATGGAGAATAAATATGGAAGATTCCCATACACATATCCTGCAATTACCAGACGATCCTGAAGCTGCATTTTTTGCAGTTTACGATGGACATGGTGGAGCCGAAATAGCAGATTATGCAG GTAAACATTTACACAAATTTATAATGAAGAGACCGGATTACCATGAGGGGAACATTGTGGAAGCTTTACAAAAGGCTTTTTTGGATTTAGATGAACACATGTTAGAGGAAGAGAGCCTTTTCAACAAACCATCAGGATCAACTGCAATAACAACTCTTATAAAAGGTGATAAACTTTATTGCGCAAATGTGGGAGATTCTAGAGCTGTAGCCAGTATAAACGGTAGAGCTGTAGCTTTATCTGAAGATCACAAGCCTTCGAATCAATTGGAATTCGAGAGGATAAGAGCTGCCGGTGGTTGGGTGGATGCTAATAGAGTAAATGGTAATCTAGCACTATCCAGAGCGCTGGGTGATTTTGCATTCAAGAAAAACACCGAATTACCACCAGAACAACAGATAGTAACCg cTTTTCCAGATGTAACAGAATTTACAATAACACCAGATTGGGAATTCATAGTTTTAGCTTGTGATGGTATTTGGGATGTGATGAGTAATAAAGAAGTCATTTCATTTATCAGGGAAAACATCGCCAGCGGTCAAGAACCGGAGGAAATTTGCGAGAAATTGATGATGAGATGTTTAGCACCTGATTGTCAAATGGCCGGATTGGGATGTGACAATATGACAGTAGTTCTTGTAACTCTTCTCCACGGAGAGGGATACAATAAATTACAGGAAAAATGTAAAGGAGTACCTGTTGAAGATATTGATGATGTTAAAGATGATGATACGCACAGTTGA
- the LOC130902656 gene encoding protein lin-52 homolog has translation MASEKPGSFQQGSPDPEDLQEFGSSLLSMENIDRTSPELWPEKIPGVTEFINSFQSTPNSTTKLPYSKELNHQDEDYLHQLAALSTSGLIGKVKELHDIAYQLGMEEAKEVTRGKYLNLFNRGKKEK, from the exons ATGGCGTCCGAGAAACCCGGGAGCTTTCAACAAG GGAGTCCAGATCCAGAAGATCTCCAAGAATTCGGTTCCAGCTTACTTAGTATGGAAAATATAGATAGGACTTCTCCTGAATTATGGCCGGAAAAaa TTCCAGGTGTGACAGAATTCATCAATAGTTTTCAGTCAACACCAAACAGCACTACCAAATTGCCATATTCCAAAGAACTAAATCATCAAGATGAGGACTATTTACATC aattaGCTGCACTTTCAACATCGGGTCTTATAGGAAAAGTGAAAGAATTACATGATATAGCTTATCAGTTGGGTATGGAGGAAGCCAAGGAGGTTACTAGGggaaaatatctaaatttattcaatagGGGTAAAAAGGAAAAGTGA
- the LOC130902660 gene encoding 39S ribosomal protein L41, mitochondrial — translation MSSINYFIKRSITTSAERYGKRNFKKFSIFNKRGTRIFKKQQAENPDPEIPIYKRGVRDVGYIEGNKFITIPEMIPELIVPDLTGFKLKPYVSYRAPEVIQSEFTAEDLFNVVYAPKIVKDFKEDKLNENGQPIEPSENEKMTSEEAKLKARQTGTDIF, via the exons ATGtcttctataaattattttattaaaaggTCCATAACAACATCGGCTGAACGTTATggtaaaagaaattttaaaaaattttcgatatttaaCAAGCGCGGAactagaatatttaaaaaacaacaagCCGAAAACCCCGATCCTGAAATACCAATTTATA AAAGAGGAGTACGAGACGTAGGTTACATAGAaggtaataaatttattacgaTTCCGGAAATGATACCAGAATTAATTGTACCAGATTTAACAGGTTTTaaa TTGAAACCATACGTTTCTTATAGAGCTCCCGAGGTTATACAATCCGAATTTACAGCCGAAGACTTATTTAATGTTGTATACGCTCCGAAAATAGTGAAAGATTTCAAAGAAgacaaattaaatgaaaacgGTCAACCGATAGAACCGtcagaaaatgagaaaatgaccTCAGAAGAAGCAAAGTTGAAAGCCAGACAAACTGGCACAGatatattttga
- the LOC130902659 gene encoding REST corepressor 2 isoform X1, protein MVLAEKNSENIRNGRRSRGPSPNGHVQPDSTSEDESSVPVDKIRVGRDYQAVCPELQTESQRKLELLADRALLVWSPTECIPESKLEDYIVLAKDKYGYNGEQALGMLFWHKHDLERAMLDLANFTPFPDEWSVEDKVLFEQAFQFHGKSFHRIRQMLPDKTIASLVKYYYSWKKTRSRTSLMDKQAKKLNTPKEEGAPSEGGSENGSNEESDHDDKKWVFHRGIQRKTGSASSSYSKDSNTTQGEGGACSNCGVVCTVTQVTTKGNLCNSCFQHWRRTGTLRPTSGPTGGKRGTPLGARHKRKPPRGMFINHDDLAAMASGNTGVVMLKAMDRELDSLQRQIQQNKQTISSLKRKHSDSIEDLRPATETNTRYNARWTNEELLLAVQGVRKYGRDFKSIAEVIGNKTEHHVRTFFINYRKRYNLDSILKEWEKEHGPLPEDITDLKSENDDNDNDVICISPSPTPSNKKDNKNGKVSQVAK, encoded by the exons ATGGTATTAGctgaaaaaaatagtgaaaatatccGAAACGGTAGAAGAAGTCGGGGACCAAGTCCGAATGGTCACGTACAACCAGATTCTACCAGTGAAGATGAGAGTAGTG taCCAGTGGATAAAATAAGAGTTGGACGTGATTATCAAGCGGTATGCCCCGAATTGCAAACTGAAAGTCAAAGAAAACTTGAACTTCTAGCTGATAGAGCACTACTAGTTTGGTCACCAACAGAATGCATTCCTGAATCTAAAC tgGAAGATTACATCGTACTTGCTAAAGATAAATACGGTTATAATGGAGAACAAGCTCTTGGTATGTTGTTTTGGCACAAGCACGATCTCGAAAGGGCCATGCTCGATTTGGCGAATTTCACCCCGTTTCCGGACGAATGGTCAGTCGAAGATAAAGTGTTATTCGAACAAGCTTTCCAGTTTCACGGCAAAAGTTTTCACAGGATACGTCAAATG ttACCCGATAAAACGATAGCGAGTTTGGTGAAATACTATTACAGTTGGAAGAAAACGAGATCTCGTACTAGTCTGATGGATAAACAAgcgaaaaaattgaatactcCTAAAGAAGAAGGTGCTCCTTCGGAAGGGGGATCTGAAAATGGTTCAAACGAAGAATCTGATCATGACGATAAG AAATGGGTATTTCATCGCGGTATTCAGCGTAAAACTGGATCTGCATCTAGCTCTTATTCTAAGGACAGTAATACTACGCAG GGTGAGGGTGGAGCGTGTTCTAACTGCGGAGTCGTCTGTACAGTCACTCAGGTAACGACAAAAGGGAACCTATGTAATTCCTGCTTCCAGCATTGGAG ACGAACGGGTACTTTGAGGCCCACTTCTGGGCCGACGGGCGGTAAACGTGGTACCCCGTTAGGGGCACGTCATAAACGCAAGCCCCCACGCGGCATGTTCATCAACCATGACGATCTGGCTGCAATGGCTTCCGGAAATACGGGCGTCGTCATGCTTAAAGCCATGGATAGAGAACTAGATTCCCTACAGAGACAA attcAACAGAACAAACAGACGATCAGTTCGTTGAAACGCAAACATTCCGATTCGATAGAAGATTTACGTCCCGCTACGGAAACCAATACTCGATATAACGCCCGTTGGACGAACGAGGAACTCTTATTGGCCGTCCAAGGAGTCAGAAAATACGGGAGAGATTTCAAAAGTATCGCCGAGGTTATAGGAAACAAGACGGAACATCACGTGCGCACGTTTTTCATCAATTACAGAAAGAGATACAATCTGGATAGCATTTTGAAGGAATGGGAAAAGGAGCACGGGCCGTTGCCGGAGGATATCACCGATTTGAAGAGCGAAAACGACGATAACGATAATGACGTCATCTGTATATCGCCGTCTCCGACGCCGAGCAATAAAAAAGACAACAAAAACGGGAAAGTGTCGCAAGTTGCTAAATGA